A segment of the uncultured Desulfobulbus sp. genome:
TTGCCGTCGACGCGAATGGTGCAGAGCTCGCCGGAGATCGGCGGGTTTTCCAGGGCGACGTTGAAGTGGTCATCCTCGCAACGCACCATGTACTGGGGGAAACGGACCTGTTTTCGTTCGCCGCCGATGTTGGAGACCATGTGCCGCATCGACTCCCGAACCGCGACCTCACGGGTATGGTAAATCAGGGTGGCCACCAGGGCGGCCAGGCGCAGGGAGTGGATCGCCGGCGAGCGTTTGGACTTGCCGCCATCGAAATGCTGTTCGATAAATCCGGTACTCAGGTTGCCCTCGGCAAACTCGGGCAGGCAGAGGACGCTGGTGGCAAAGTCGATATTGGTGGAGACGCCTTCGATGTGATAGCCGTTGAGCGCCTCGATCAAGGCACGGCGGGCATCTTCCCTGGTCTTGCCGTGGCAGATGACCTTGGCCAGCATGGAGTCGTAGAAGACATCGATCTTGCCGCCGATGTTGACCCCGGAATCAACCCGGATACCGGTCCCTTTGGGGGCATAGTAGCGGGTGATCATGCCGGTGGAGGGGATGAAGCCCCGCTCTGGGTCCTCGGCGCAGATGCGCGCTTCGATGGCCCAACCGTTGAAACGGATCCCTTTCTGGTCAAAGGGCAGGACCTCGCCGCTGGCGATGCGCAGCTGCCATTCCACCAGGTCCAGGCCGGTGACCATCTCGGTCACCGGATGCTCCACCTGAAGCCGGGTGTTCATCTCCAGAAAGTAGAAATTCTGTTGGGAATCGAGGACGAATTCCACGGTGCCGGCATTGGTGTAGTTGGCCTTGCGGGCCAGATCGCAGGCGGCCTTGCCCATGCGTTCGCGCAGATCCGGGGAGACCGCCGGAGAGGGCGATTCCTCGATCACCTTCTGGTAGCGGCGCTGGATGGAACACTCGCGTTCGCCCAGATGGACCACGTTGCCGTGGTTGTCCGCCAGGACCTGGATCTCGATATGGCGGGGCTGCTCGATATAGCGCTCGACGAAAACGCGGGTATCGTTGAAGGCCTTCTGCGTTTCCTTACGGCTGGCAGCCAGGGCCTCCTTCATCTCCTCGGGCTTGCGGACAATGCGCATGCCCTTGCCGCCACCGCCGGCCGCGGGTTTCAGCAGGATCGGGTAGCCGATCTCAGCGGCAATGGCAATGGCCTCCTGCTCGTCCTTGATCGCCTCGATATGGCCGGGGATAACCGGTACACCGGCATTCTTGGCCAACTCCTTGGAGGTGATCTTGTCGCCCATGACATCGATCGCCTCCACCGGCGGCCCGATCAGCACCAGGCCGGCGTCCCTGATCGCCTGGGCAAAGTCGGCCTTTTCCGAGAGAAAGCCATAGCCGGGATGGATGGCCTGGGCCCCGGTCTTCTTGGCGGCGGCGATGATCTTGCTGATGTCGAGATAGGACTTCTGCGACGGCGACTCGCCGATATACACCGCCTCGTCGGCCAGGTGGCGGTGGAGGCTGCGGCTGTCGGCATCGGAATAGACCGCGACCGTGTTGATGCCCATGCGGTTGCAGGTACGGATGATACGTATGGCAATTTCGCCGCGATTGGCGATGAGAATTTTATCAAACATGATATCCTCGCAAAAGGTCAGAAACCGATAAGTTTCGCATCACAGAAGCTGCGGGTTACGAAGCTGGAAACGTCGTTGTTGCGGCTTTCGCCGGAAACGACACACATAGCCTTGCTCACAGGGGAATGTTGCCGTGTTTGCGATCCGGGCCTTTGGTCTTCTTGCTGTCGAGCATCTGCAGGGTACGGATGAGATGCGAGCGCGTATCCCGGGGGAAGATGACGTCGTCGATATAGCCCCGCTGGGCGGCCAGGAAGGGGTTGGCAAAGGTTTGGCGATACTCTTCCATCTTCACGTTGAGTACGGCTTCCGGGTCCTCTGCGTCGGCGATTTCCCGACGATGGATGACCTCGGCCGCACCTTTGGGGCCCATGACCGCGATCTCGGCGGTGGGCCAGGCATAGTTGACGTCGCAGTGGATATGTTTGGAGTTCATGACCAGGTAGGCGCCGCCGTAGGCCTTGCGGATGATGATGGAAATGCGCGGGACCGTGGCCTCGGTAAATGCGTAGAGCAGCTTTGCGCCGTGGCGGATGATGCCGCCATGCTCCTGATCCGGTCCGGGCATGAAACCGGGGACGTCGACCAGGGAGATCAGCGGAATGTTGAAGGCATCGCAGAAGCGAACGAACCGTCCGGCCTTGAAGGAGGCGTCGTTGTCGAGAACACCGGCGAGCACCGCCGGCTGATTGGCCACCAGGCCAACGGTCTGCCCGCCAAGACGGCCGAAGCCGCAGATGATGTTGCGCGCAAATCCGGCATGGACCTCCATGAACTCCGCACCATCGAGGATCGAGTGGATCAGGACGTTCATGTCGTAGGTTTGGGTGGAGTTGGTCGGCACGAGGAAGTCCAGGGCCGGATCGGTGCGGTCGGGTGCATCGCTGAGGTCGAGAATGGGAGCGCGCAGTTTGTTGTTCGATGGCAGGTAGCTGATCAGCCGCCGAACCTCGCGCAGGGCAAGCACGTCGTTGGGCACGGTGAAGTGGGCCACGCCGCTCTTGCTGGAATGCACACTGGCGCCGCCGAGATCCTCGGAGGTGATCTCCTGGTGGGTCACGGTCTTGACCACGCTGGGGCCGGTGACGAACATGTAGGAGGAGTCCTCCACCATGAACACGAAGTCGGTGATCGAGGGGCTGTAGACCGCGCCGCCGGCACAGGGCCCCATGATGCAGGAGATCTGCGGGATTACCCCCGAGGAGCGGACGTTGCGGTGAAAGATTTCTCCGTAGGAGGCCAGGGCATCCACACCTTCCTGAATGCGGGCGCCGCCGGAGTCGCTGAGTCCGATGATGGGCGCCCCCACCTTCATGGCCAGGTCCATGACCTTGCAGATCTTCTGGGCATGGGCTTCGCCGAGCGAGCCGCCGAGCACGGTGAAGTCCTGGCTGAAGACAAAAACCTCGCGGCCATCGATGGAGCCGTGGCCGGTAATGACACCGTCACCAAGATAACTCTTTTCTCCTCCAAGGCTCGAACCCCGGCTGATTTTGAGCACATCGAACTCTTCAAAAGAGCCGTCGTCGAGCAATAGATCCAGCCGTTCGCGGGCGGTCAGTTTGCCCTTCTTATGCTGCGTCTCAAATTGTTTTTCCCCGCCGGCGGAAACGGATTCCGCCCGCAGCCGTTCTAGAGTTTCCAAGGTTGCCTGGTATTGTGTATCCATATGATCCCATTACCTCATGGCGGAACCTTCCCGTGCCGCAGAAGAGAGGTCGGTCAGATTCACGGTTGTTGGTCTGTAGTCCGTCGACCTTTGTCCCGGCAGAAAGTGTCGGTGGTCGATGTCCCCGGATGGCATGACCGCTTTGGTAGCGTTGCGACGCGTAGAAAGCGGTGGAAGAGCGGGCGGAATTCTCGAGTTGAGTAGGGGTGCCCGATGATCACAAGAAAACTAATTTAGCATAGAACTAGGTGATTCGTCTCTAAAAAAATAAGGGGCAACGGGAATGATTCCCGTTGCCCCTTGGGCGTGTACCACAAATTCAGGGAAAGATCCAACCTATCCCATGAGGAAGCTCCAAAGGATACCGGCGCAGACCGCGGAGCCGATAACGCCCGAGGAGTTGCAGGCCATGGCGTGCATCAACAGGAAGTTGGTCGGGTCGGCTTTGAGCCCCATCATGTGGACTTCTCGGGCCGAACCGGGGACGGCGGAGACACCGGATGCGCCGAGGAGGGGATTGATCTTCTCCTTGAGAAAGAGGTTCATGAATTTGGCAAAGAGTAGGCCGGAGGCGGTGGCAATGCTGAAGGCGATGGCGCCGAGGGCAAAGATGCCCACGGATTTGGCATTGAGGAACACATCGCCCTGGGTCGAGGCGCCGACGGTCAGACCGACGAGGATGGTGGCGGTGTCGATGATGGCGTTACGGGCTGTATTGGCCAGACGGTCGACCACGCCGCTCTCTTTCATGATGTTACCGAAGAAGAAGGGCCCGAGCAGAGGGATGGAGGCCGGGGCGAGGAAGGTGCAGAGGATCATGCCCACGACCGGGAAGATGATCAGTTCCTTTTTGGAGACTTCGCGCATATCCGGCATCCGGATCAGCATCTCTTTCTTGCTGATCAACAGTTTCATGATCGGCGGCTGGATGATCGGGATCAGGGCCATGTAGGAGTAGGCTGCAATGGCCACCGGTCCGATGAGATGCGGGGCCAGTTTGGCGGTGAGGAAGATCGAGGTCGGGCCGTCGGCACCGCCGATGATGCCGATGGAGGAAGCTTCAGGAGGTGTAAAGCCCAGGGCGAGCGCACTGAGATAGGTGAAAAAGATACCCATCTGGGCGGCGGCGCCGAGCAGCATCAGCTTGGGGTTGGCCAACAGGAAGGAAAAGTCGGTCATGGCTCCCAGGCCAAGGAAGATGATCGACGGATAGACACCGCTGGTGACGCCGAAATAGAGGTAATGGAGGACGCTGTTCGCCTCGTAGATGCCGATGCCGAAGCCCTTGAAAAACGGGATGTTGCCGAGGATGACGCCAAAGCCGATGGGCAAAAGCAGCAAGGGCTCGTATTTTTTGGCGATGGCGAGGTACACCAGGAAGCAACCCACGACAATCATGATCAGGTTGCGGTAGTCGGCAAGGCCGAAGCCGGTGTTGTTCAAAAATTGAAGAAATAAATCCATGTAAAGTCTCCCCTTTCTCTCGTTTCTGGTCGGATTTAAGCGATGAAGCGGAAAATACCTTCGCCCAACGGGTGCAGTTTGCCCGATTCGATCATGCAGCGGATGGAAAGATGCGGGTGGGGAAGGTGATATTTTTTGGCGAGAACATAGAGTTCGGCCAGTTCAAATTCGGGATCCAGTTCTTCGATCAGGGGTTGGAAACGGGTGAGGGTGAGGGTGAGATCGGTAGGGCATTCGGGAGGCGGTGGGAGAATGGGTTTCTCTTCAGGTGGGACCTCTACCTTGATTTTTGGGGGCCGATCAAGCAGGCCGACCAGTTTGTGCAATTGGGAGATGATAAAAGAAAGCGTGCTCAGTCCGCAAAAAACGATACAGGCACCAGTCGCAGCAGCGACCCAGCCATTGTGGTGTGAAATCGCTTCTAACCCTATCAATTGAAACCTCCTTCTGCCAAATATTTGTTCTTAAAACCCAACAGAACGTTGGGGGAATGAGACCACTGACGAGAATTCAGCACCCTCTACTTACACAAATTTCAGTTAAAGTCAAATTGTTAGTGATTGGTTTTCTGTTGATCAACGGTGAAGAGGATCCAAAAAGCCCCTGTTTTCAGGTGCGCTTTTCCGTGATGCGAGCTGATCTTACCGGGCGAGCTGCAAGAAAAGAATTATTGCCGGGAGGTACAAGGATAGAGGAGCGGGCGCAGAAGCAGACAACTGCCTCGGCGGAGGACGACGTTCTGATGGATTGTGCAGCGACAGTGATATATATGTGCAAAAAGGGGAAGCAATGTTCCGGGCCGCGCGTTGCATCCGGTTTTTCAGAGGTGTTGTACGCCCGATTGAGTTTTTACAAGGTCAAAAGAATTAACGTGGTCAACTGTAATATAAATGTGGTAGAGAAAACCACTGTAAAGAAGGGGCAATATC
Coding sequences within it:
- the accC gene encoding acetyl-CoA carboxylase biotin carboxylase subunit; the encoded protein is MFDKILIANRGEIAIRIIRTCNRMGINTVAVYSDADSRSLHRHLADEAVYIGESPSQKSYLDISKIIAAAKKTGAQAIHPGYGFLSEKADFAQAIRDAGLVLIGPPVEAIDVMGDKITSKELAKNAGVPVIPGHIEAIKDEQEAIAIAAEIGYPILLKPAAGGGGKGMRIVRKPEEMKEALAASRKETQKAFNDTRVFVERYIEQPRHIEIQVLADNHGNVVHLGERECSIQRRYQKVIEESPSPAVSPDLRERMGKAACDLARKANYTNAGTVEFVLDSQQNFYFLEMNTRLQVEHPVTEMVTGLDLVEWQLRIASGEVLPFDQKGIRFNGWAIEARICAEDPERGFIPSTGMITRYYAPKGTGIRVDSGVNIGGKIDVFYDSMLAKVICHGKTREDARRALIEALNGYHIEGVSTNIDFATSVLCLPEFAEGNLSTGFIEQHFDGGKSKRSPAIHSLRLAALVATLIYHTREVAVRESMRHMVSNIGGERKQVRFPQYMVRCEDDHFNVALENPPISGELCTIRVDGNLYQVEIPFFEFFRRRLKLVINGQVYRFRIQFDKSFMWVSFNGMSRLFEVYTPKEWAMMSYMPEKASSALNNVLLCPMPGLVVDVMAQKGERVFRGQNLVILESMKMESGVGSPIDGVISEIKVEKGQAVEADQVLIKFE
- a CDS encoding sodium ion-translocating decarboxylase subunit beta, translated to MDLFLQFLNNTGFGLADYRNLIMIVVGCFLVYLAIAKKYEPLLLLPIGFGVILGNIPFFKGFGIGIYEANSVLHYLYFGVTSGVYPSIIFLGLGAMTDFSFLLANPKLMLLGAAAQMGIFFTYLSALALGFTPPEASSIGIIGGADGPTSIFLTAKLAPHLIGPVAIAAYSYMALIPIIQPPIMKLLISKKEMLIRMPDMREVSKKELIIFPVVGMILCTFLAPASIPLLGPFFFGNIMKESGVVDRLANTARNAIIDTATILVGLTVGASTQGDVFLNAKSVGIFALGAIAFSIATASGLLFAKFMNLFLKEKINPLLGASGVSAVPGSAREVHMMGLKADPTNFLLMHAMACNSSGVIGSAVCAGILWSFLMG
- a CDS encoding OadG family protein, with protein sequence MIGLEAISHHNGWVAAATGACIVFCGLSTLSFIISQLHKLVGLLDRPPKIKVEVPPEEKPILPPPPECPTDLTLTLTRFQPLIEELDPEFELAELYVLAKKYHLPHPHLSIRCMIESGKLHPLGEGIFRFIA
- a CDS encoding acyl-CoA carboxylase subunit beta, whose protein sequence is MDTQYQATLETLERLRAESVSAGGEKQFETQHKKGKLTARERLDLLLDDGSFEEFDVLKISRGSSLGGEKSYLGDGVITGHGSIDGREVFVFSQDFTVLGGSLGEAHAQKICKVMDLAMKVGAPIIGLSDSGGARIQEGVDALASYGEIFHRNVRSSGVIPQISCIMGPCAGGAVYSPSITDFVFMVEDSSYMFVTGPSVVKTVTHQEITSEDLGGASVHSSKSGVAHFTVPNDVLALREVRRLISYLPSNNKLRAPILDLSDAPDRTDPALDFLVPTNSTQTYDMNVLIHSILDGAEFMEVHAGFARNIICGFGRLGGQTVGLVANQPAVLAGVLDNDASFKAGRFVRFCDAFNIPLISLVDVPGFMPGPDQEHGGIIRHGAKLLYAFTEATVPRISIIIRKAYGGAYLVMNSKHIHCDVNYAWPTAEIAVMGPKGAAEVIHRREIADAEDPEAVLNVKMEEYRQTFANPFLAAQRGYIDDVIFPRDTRSHLIRTLQMLDSKKTKGPDRKHGNIPL